The following are from one region of the Corylus avellana chromosome ca1, CavTom2PMs-1.0 genome:
- the LOC132168549 gene encoding 2-hydroxyisoflavanone dehydratase-like has protein sequence MDSSTNEITHEFPLRFRVYKDGRVERLGRFAVPDPAPTGLDPKTHVQTKDVVVSSESGVSARLFLPKNSHPDHKLPLVVHYHGGAFCLGSPFDRAFHNFLQLLAAEANAFVISVDYRLAPEHPLPTAHQDSWAALQWIATHSNGQGPDPWLSEYADFGRVFLAGESAGANIAHYVAVQAGATELVGPNIVGLLLLHPGFGGKELNKMYSFICPTSTGFSDPILYPKMDPNLSRMAGAKVLVCVAEKDSSKDVAVAYSE, from the coding sequence ATGGATTCAAGCACCAATGAAATTACCCACGAATTCCCACTCCGCTTCAGAGTATACAAAGATGGCCGCGTGGAGAGATTGGGGAGGTTCGCCGTCCCTGACCCTGCTCCCACTGGCCTAGACCCCAAAACCCACGTCCAAACCAAAGACGTCGTCGTCTCATCGGAATCCGGCGTATCGGCCCGCCTCTTCCTCCCAAAAAACAGCCACCCAGATCACAAGTTGCCACTCGTCGTTCACTACCACGGTGGAGCCTTCTGCCTCGGATCGCCTTTCGACAGGGCCTTCcataattttcttcaactcCTCGCCGCAGAGGCCAACGCCTTTGTCATCTCCGTTGACTATAGGCTTGCCCCGGAGCACCCTCTACCAACCGCGCATCAAGACTCGTGGGCCGCGCTGCAGTGGATCGCTACCCACTCTAACGGCCAAGGACCCGACCCATGGCTTAGCGAGTATGCGGATTTCGGGCGGGTTTTCTTGGCGGGGGAGAGCGCTGGGGCCAACATAGCCCACTACGTGGCAGTTCAAGCTGGTGCCACGGAATTAGTTGGCCCTAACATTGTTGGGTTACTCTTATTGCACCCAGGTTTCGGTGGTAAAGAGCTCAATAAAATGTACAGCTTTATCTGTCCAACGAGTACCGGGTTCAGTGACCCGATACTGTACCCGAAAATGGATCCGAATTTGTCGCGTATGGCTGGGGCGAAGGTTCTGGTTTGCGTGGCAGAGAAAGATTCGTCAAAAGACGTAGCGGTGGCGTATTCTGAA